TAGAGAATTATGGAACGGGAAAAGCGGGAAGGCGGATAAAGAAATTGACAGATTGAGAAATAACGACACTAAAGATTCTTCTATAAGTTCATCATCCCAACAACAGAAAAATTTATTTTTATCCAAGCTATGGAGACCAAATAGGGAAAAATCAGCAGCCATAGCAGAAGCTTTACGGCGAACTGATGCTTATCATCTGCGTCATCAAGCTATTGGCACTCTTAGCGGCGGTCAACTGAAGCGAGTATTACTAGCTTACTGTTTAGTAATGCCTCGAAGACTTTTAGTATTAGATGAAGCTTTTGCTGGGGTTGATGTGCAAGGTACAGCAGATTTTTATGCTTTACTCAATAAATTGAAGCGGGAGGAAGGTTGGACAATATTACAAGTTTCCCATGATATTGATATGGTAAACCGTCATTGCGATCGCGTCCTTTGCCTTAATCAAACCCTTGTTTGTACTGGTAAGCCAGAAATTGCCCTTTCACCGCAAAACTTATTAGCAACTTACGGCCCGGGGTTCAGTCGCTACCAGCATCACCACAATTGAGTTAGAGATTGTTCTTCCTCACCCTCAATTCCTGACTTCATACTGTTAATAAGTTTAAAATGTTACGCATGGATTTATTGAATGATTACCAGAGTATTTGGCTAGCTATTACTAATAGTCAAGACTTATTTCAGTTATTACAATTCCCCTTCATGCAGCGGGCGATCGCAGGTGCAGTTTTGATGGGAATACTTGGTGGTATGTTAGGCAGTTTTGTCACCTTACGTCAACTATCTTTTTTCAGCCATGCTGTCGGTCATGCAGCCTTAGTAGGTGTGGCGTTAGGCGTGCTGCTACAGGTAAATCCTACTGGAATGCTATTACCTTTTACTTTAGTTTTTGGGGTTATTGTCCTTTACTTTATCGACAAAACCGATTTAGGTAGCGATAGCGTTCTCAGTATAGTGCTATC
This region of Nostoc sp. UHCC 0302 genomic DNA includes:
- a CDS encoding metal ABC transporter ATP-binding protein — its product is MTSPILKVEGLTVYQGSYLAVRDVSFELWPGTDTAIVGPNGAGKSTLVKAVLDLIPRSAGTIEIFGRPIVRLGNLRHLLGYMPQNFIFDRSFPISVSELVGLGWVRTPRELWNGKSGKADKEIDRLRNNDTKDSSISSSSQQQKNLFLSKLWRPNREKSAAIAEALRRTDAYHLRHQAIGTLSGGQLKRVLLAYCLVMPRRLLVLDEAFAGVDVQGTADFYALLNKLKREEGWTILQVSHDIDMVNRHCDRVLCLNQTLVCTGKPEIALSPQNLLATYGPGFSRYQHHHN